In Mycolicibacterium gadium, the genomic window ATCTACGCCTTGCGGGCCGACGGGCTGGTCGCGATCGACGAATGGATCGACCGCTACCGCCGCTACTGGGCCGATCACCTCGATGCCCTCGAACAACACCTGCAGGCGACTCATCGGGAGGGGCAGTGACCGACCGTGAAGGACGACTGACGATCGACGGCGATCGGGCAATGTTGACGTTCGAACGCCGCCTGTCGTTTCCCATTGAAGCGGTGTGGGCCGCCATCACCGATCCGGAACACCGAAACCATTGGATGGGCCAGACCACCGTCGACGCACGCGAAGGGGGTGTCATCGAGATGATGCCCGACGGTCCCCCGGCGCCACCTGAACACAAGAAGATGACCGGCCGCATCCGCGTGTGGGACCCGCCGCACGTATTCGAACACGAATGGCGTCAACGGATCATCGAGGACAGCGTGGTGCGTTACGAACTGAGCGTCGACGGCGACGGCACGCTGCTGCGATTCACCCATCGCGGACTCGGCATCCGCAACGCAGAGGGGTTCCGCCCCGGCACACATGCCTACCTGGACCGGCTAGAGGCCCATCTGGCCGGTGATCCCCTGCCCGGCTGGGCGCAGCGCTACCGCGAGGTGGCCGTATCCGTGAAGGAACAATAGCCATGGCACACAACGGTTCTGACATTGCCGCTCCTACGTTGGCGATCGCTTACCACTCCGGATATGGGCACACGGCCACCCTGGCCGTCGCCGTCGCCGGCGGAGCCGCCGAGGCGGGCGCCGACGTCACGGTGATCCCGGTCGACCAGATGAGCGAAACGGACTGGAACATTCTGGACGCATCGGACGGCATCGTCTTCGGCTCGGCGACCTACATGGGCAACGTGTCGGCTGCCTTCCAGACGTTCGCCGAAAAGACCGGGCGCCGCTGCATCGAGGGCACATGGCGGGACAAGGTCGCGGCCGGGTTCACCAACTCAGGCGGCAAGAGCGGCGACAAGCTGAATACGTTGGTGTCGTTGTCCGTATTCGCCGCGCAGCATCACATGCACTGGGTCAACCTGGGTTTGGGGCCTGGCTGGAACAGTTCGGCGGGCAGTGAACACGATCTCAACCGCCTGGCGTTCTTTCTCGGCGCGGGCGCGCAGACCGATGTCGATGCGAACTCCGATCAAGTCCATCCCGCCGATGTGCGCACGTGCCGCCACCTCGGCTGGCGGGTCGCGCACGTCACGCGACAGCTCAATGTCGGCCGTGCCGCTAGTCCAGCGGCTGCAAGTCCTGGAGCATCGTCGGCACCAACTCACTGACGGTGGGATGAATGTGCATCGTGCGCGAGATCG contains:
- a CDS encoding flavodoxin family protein, which gives rise to MAHNGSDIAAPTLAIAYHSGYGHTATLAVAVAGGAAEAGADVTVIPVDQMSETDWNILDASDGIVFGSATYMGNVSAAFQTFAEKTGRRCIEGTWRDKVAAGFTNSGGKSGDKLNTLVSLSVFAAQHHMHWVNLGLGPGWNSSAGSEHDLNRLAFFLGAGAQTDVDANSDQVHPADVRTCRHLGWRVAHVTRQLNVGRAASPAAASPGASSAPTH
- a CDS encoding SRPBCC family protein; the protein is MTDREGRLTIDGDRAMLTFERRLSFPIEAVWAAITDPEHRNHWMGQTTVDAREGGVIEMMPDGPPAPPEHKKMTGRIRVWDPPHVFEHEWRQRIIEDSVVRYELSVDGDGTLLRFTHRGLGIRNAEGFRPGTHAYLDRLEAHLAGDPLPGWAQRYREVAVSVKEQ